One Candidatus Margulisiibacteriota bacterium DNA window includes the following coding sequences:
- the cmoA gene encoding carboxy-S-adenosyl-L-methionine synthase CmoA gives MKKDDIYSKEMDPLPAFSFNENVAEVFDDMISRSVPCYQDTQMLIANTVLNFYQKGTNIYDLGCSTGETFKTLSKLSPNISSMIGIDYSLAMIEKAKNKCKDLKNINFIYADVLNIQYENTSAVVMNYLLQFMTIPKRVELLKKIKNALTPNGTVIIFEKIISKEFKDDFISIHELFKEQQGYSKMEVKQKRQALENVLIPLTYEENKRLIQDAGFTKVEKCFQYLNFCGILCS, from the coding sequence ATGAAAAAAGATGACATTTATTCTAAAGAAATGGACCCACTACCAGCTTTCTCTTTTAATGAAAATGTTGCAGAAGTTTTTGACGACATGATTTCCAGATCTGTTCCCTGCTATCAAGACACGCAGATGTTAATAGCAAACACTGTCCTTAATTTTTACCAAAAAGGAACAAATATCTATGACCTTGGTTGTTCAACTGGTGAAACATTCAAAACACTAAGCAAATTATCTCCAAACATATCAAGCATGATTGGCATAGATTATTCTCTGGCGATGATTGAGAAAGCAAAAAATAAATGCAAAGACCTAAAAAACATTAATTTTATTTACGCTGATGTGCTAAACATTCAATATGAGAACACTTCAGCGGTAGTCATGAACTATTTATTGCAGTTTATGACGATACCTAAAAGAGTTGAATTATTAAAAAAAATTAAAAATGCACTAACTCCTAACGGAACTGTTATTATTTTTGAAAAAATCATCAGCAAAGAATTCAAAGATGACTTTATTAGTATCCATGAGCTTTTCAAAGAACAACAAGGATACAGCAAAATGGAAGTCAAACAAAAACGACAAGCACTAGAAAATGTATTGATACCACTAACTTACGAAGAGAACAAAAGACTGATTCAAGACGCAGGCTTTACTAAAGTTGAAAAATGCTTTCAATACTTAAACTTCTGCGGGATACTCTGTAGTTAA
- a CDS encoding methyltransferase domain-containing protein, whose amino-acid sequence MSELLPETSVYITNDTRQTRWAIPYSHEATNARANILLYKNKKHIKDKAVLDLGCHFGTMTSICSSLGAKKIVGIDGDGSLIKQAKNFAIQAKSTNVEFIKQDVIEYLTNLAENSFDTILCFGLLYYIPDNFHLLKLMKKVAKEAIILDTFTAYYNIIQGKDGPKYFQTLSEDALQQPLMLHSITKAKKQKHYELEQNTFKPQPKQNPLTLLTCPTKQLLELYFQALNVSYKQLNWEKHLKNPKMKWQELEPPKAKTNLHWSDIYSTGVRVSYLIKK is encoded by the coding sequence ATGTCAGAACTCCTACCAGAAACGTCAGTCTATATTACAAATGATACCCGTCAAACCCGTTGGGCTATCCCCTATTCGCACGAAGCAACTAACGCTAGAGCCAATATTTTACTTTATAAAAACAAAAAACATATTAAAGACAAAGCTGTTTTGGACCTAGGTTGTCATTTCGGAACAATGACATCTATCTGCTCATCCCTTGGAGCAAAAAAAATAGTTGGAATAGACGGAGATGGAAGCCTAATTAAACAAGCAAAAAATTTCGCAATACAAGCAAAATCAACAAATGTAGAATTTATTAAACAAGATGTCATAGAATATTTAACCAATCTTGCAGAAAACTCCTTTGATACCATACTTTGTTTTGGCCTTCTTTATTACATTCCAGACAATTTCCATCTACTTAAACTCATGAAAAAAGTTGCCAAAGAAGCAATAATCTTAGACACTTTCACTGCTTACTATAATATTATTCAAGGAAAAGATGGTCCTAAGTATTTCCAAACTCTTTCTGAAGATGCATTACAACAACCACTCATGCTTCACTCTATTACTAAAGCAAAAAAACAGAAACACTACGAGCTTGAGCAAAACACTTTCAAACCCCAGCCAAAGCAAAATCCGCTAACTTTGCTAACTTGTCCTACAAAACAATTATTAGAACTTTATTTTCAAGCCCTAAATGTAAGTTACAAACAATTAAACTGGGAAAAACATCTTAAAAATCCGAAGATGAAATGGCAAGAATTAGAACCACCTAAAGCAAAAACAAATTTACATTGGAGCGATATTTATTCAACAGGAGTCAGAGTCAGCTACCTAATAAAAAAGTGA
- a CDS encoding ComEC/Rec2 family competence protein, with protein sequence MLIVVFLSIIVAIIAAVYAQIYFGFFVLLFGLLLFGFKRKEYRVFLFLTIIFSIFFFYTFFVIQNKAKVFQEIGLVAPAVRLQGFVKNTYSYGFLCKVIDDDVLSGKEFMVYKKQHNLVLGDKVSVAGNLMVEKSMTKLELLSKPVASIFPRQIIKVQDSWLKWVYDLKNKFIVNVKQYLPEYYANFLIGLLIGVNGIELDSSLQDVFLSLGLLHMLVVSGAQVALLTSILLKFLSVFNLPKKVNFVVVLLFNVIFLLFVGGEISVLRAVIMMQITIFLNYDNRAKTTLQVLALTGIVMLIYSPGMLFSLSFILSFCATFSVVEISPLIQKMLEKNEYIPEFLEEPLGVSLGPILLTSPIIFLINRRFDVLALFANMLFGPVVEVVVIVGFMGMVLSVVCGLLAIPLLKFTFGLMVIMKTVADFLYSLPGRSVFFKQAFTINVAVYYLFVFTWLYKRELFRKYWSSFVIILISIIIVNFWFFTDQAERELYFYNRKDWFAVVYINKDKSLMIVSEEDLEKEKYLLKKIYQPTLFLIVDLQLKGDVGKRLSLQAGDTLSFGEMKISNKSGSIEFHDKLIRVNIIRDVSLVDKISGVAYFPLLNRVNGKLPLIKADIILLPCQESQGQIISTKKDIVRIDYKREKYHIY encoded by the coding sequence ATGTTAATTGTGGTGTTTTTATCAATCATTGTTGCGATTATTGCAGCAGTATATGCGCAGATATATTTTGGGTTCTTTGTTTTATTGTTTGGTCTGCTTTTGTTTGGTTTTAAAAGGAAAGAGTATAGGGTTTTTTTATTTTTAACAATTATTTTTTCAATATTCTTTTTTTATACATTTTTTGTAATTCAAAATAAGGCAAAAGTGTTCCAAGAGATTGGCCTTGTTGCTCCAGCAGTCCGCTTGCAAGGATTTGTTAAAAATACTTATAGCTATGGTTTTCTGTGTAAGGTAATTGATGATGATGTTTTGTCTGGTAAAGAGTTTATGGTTTATAAGAAACAACATAACTTGGTATTGGGTGACAAGGTTAGCGTGGCTGGAAATTTGATGGTTGAAAAGAGCATGACTAAATTGGAGCTATTAAGTAAGCCAGTCGCATCAATTTTTCCAAGACAAATAATCAAAGTGCAAGATAGTTGGCTGAAGTGGGTTTATGACCTTAAAAATAAATTTATTGTTAATGTTAAACAATATCTCCCTGAATATTATGCAAATTTTTTGATTGGTCTTTTGATTGGGGTCAATGGTATCGAACTAGATAGCAGTCTTCAGGATGTGTTTTTAAGCTTAGGATTACTGCATATGTTGGTGGTGTCTGGAGCGCAAGTCGCTTTGCTTACCAGCATTCTGCTTAAGTTTCTTTCTGTCTTTAATCTTCCTAAAAAAGTTAATTTTGTAGTCGTGCTTTTGTTTAATGTCATTTTTTTGCTATTTGTTGGAGGCGAAATATCTGTGTTAAGGGCAGTTATTATGATGCAAATAACTATATTTTTGAATTATGATAATAGAGCAAAGACAACTCTTCAAGTCTTAGCATTGACGGGAATAGTAATGCTTATCTATTCACCTGGGATGCTTTTTTCACTTAGTTTTATTCTTTCTTTTTGCGCAACATTTTCTGTTGTGGAAATTTCTCCTTTAATTCAGAAAATGTTAGAAAAGAATGAGTATATTCCAGAGTTCCTAGAAGAGCCCTTGGGTGTTTCATTAGGTCCGATACTTTTAACATCTCCCATTATTTTTTTAATCAATCGTCGATTTGATGTTTTGGCTTTGTTTGCCAATATGTTGTTTGGCCCTGTTGTTGAAGTTGTAGTTATTGTAGGGTTTATGGGGATGGTTCTTTCTGTTGTTTGTGGGTTATTAGCAATACCATTACTTAAGTTTACCTTTGGCTTAATGGTTATAATGAAAACTGTAGCTGATTTTTTGTATTCTCTGCCAGGTAGGAGTGTGTTTTTTAAACAAGCCTTTACTATAAATGTTGCAGTTTATTATTTATTTGTTTTTACCTGGCTTTATAAAAGAGAGTTGTTTCGTAAGTATTGGAGTTCCTTTGTAATAATCCTGATATCTATAATTATAGTAAATTTTTGGTTTTTTACAGACCAAGCAGAAAGAGAATTATATTTTTATAATAGAAAAGATTGGTTTGCTGTTGTATATATTAATAAAGATAAGAGCCTGATGATAGTTTCTGAAGAGGATTTAGAAAAAGAAAAATACTTACTAAAGAAAATTTATCAGCCAACATTGTTTTTGATTGTTGATTTGCAGTTAAAAGGAGATGTGGGTAAACGTTTATCGTTACAGGCTGGGGATACGCTTTCTTTTGGTGAGATGAAGATTAGTAATAAGAGTGGTTCCATTGAGTTTCATGATAAATTAATAAGAGTAAACATTATTAGAGATGTTTCACTTGTTGATAAAATATCCGGCGTAGCTTATTTCCCTTTGTTAAATAGGGTTAATGGAAAGTTACCATTAATTAAAGCCGACATTATTCTTTTGCCCTGCCAAGAATCTCAAGGTCAAATTATTTCTACAAAGAAAGACATAGTGAGGATTGATTATAAAAGAGAAAAATATCACATATATTAA
- the purM gene encoding phosphoribosylformylglycinamidine cyclo-ligase has translation MSESLSYKDSGVDIEAGYASVKKFTPKVKSTFNSQVLDNFGSFGGMFCPDFSEYEEPVLVSGTDGVGTKLLLAIEQDKHDTIGIDLVAMCVNDIICLGAKPLFFLDYIGIHQLEPDKVAMIVDGIVEGCKMSRCALIGGETAEMRDVYKKGDYDLAGFVVGVVDKKKAITGDKVTAGDVILRLPSSGLHSNGYSLARKVIDRLEGEAKKALSEEALIPTLIYVQKVLLLCSKHDIHAIANITGGGLRENVERVLSVGLDAVIDTNSWEKLPIFEAIQRVGKISDHEMYKTFNMSVGMIMVTDTETADKIMAEDPAITVIGKITKGSKKVILEGIIES, from the coding sequence ATGAGTGAATCACTATCATACAAAGATTCTGGCGTTGACATTGAAGCTGGATATGCATCAGTTAAGAAATTTACCCCAAAGGTTAAGAGTACCTTTAATTCGCAGGTCCTAGATAATTTCGGTAGTTTTGGTGGAATGTTTTGTCCTGATTTTTCTGAATACGAAGAGCCTGTTCTTGTTTCTGGTACTGATGGTGTCGGGACAAAATTATTATTAGCAATAGAGCAAGACAAGCATGATACTATTGGTATTGATTTAGTAGCGATGTGTGTAAATGATATTATTTGCTTAGGTGCTAAACCTTTATTTTTTTTGGATTACATTGGAATACATCAGCTAGAACCAGACAAGGTTGCTATGATTGTTGATGGCATTGTTGAAGGATGCAAAATGTCTAGATGTGCTTTGATAGGTGGCGAGACCGCAGAAATGAGAGATGTCTATAAAAAGGGCGACTATGATTTAGCAGGTTTTGTTGTTGGTGTTGTAGATAAGAAGAAAGCAATAACTGGCGACAAGGTTACTGCTGGAGATGTTATCCTTAGGCTTCCCTCTTCTGGACTGCATAGCAACGGATATTCTTTAGCAAGAAAAGTCATTGATAGGTTAGAAGGTGAAGCGAAAAAAGCTTTATCTGAAGAAGCCTTAATTCCAACACTAATATATGTTCAGAAGGTTTTGTTGCTTTGTTCTAAGCATGACATTCATGCTATTGCAAATATAACTGGTGGTGGACTTAGAGAAAATGTTGAACGTGTATTATCTGTAGGATTAGACGCTGTAATTGATACTAATAGCTGGGAAAAGTTGCCAATATTTGAGGCTATACAAAGAGTGGGAAAGATAAGTGACCATGAAATGTATAAAACATTTAATATGAGTGTGGGCATGATAATGGTAACTGACACTGAAACAGCTGATAAAATCATGGCAGAAGATCCAGCGATTACGGTTATCGGGAAGATTACTAAAGGTTCGAAGAAAGTAATACTTGAGGGGATTATTGAGTCTTGA
- a CDS encoding radical SAM protein, which produces MSILFIFTQIKQKKTYIQTHPPLGISYLISYLKSKGLSPLGIDLLIDTEETVYKTIADNKIEYACVSVCYRTIQTTIELSESIKLRYPNIKIIWGGPHVEFLLDHLNQTYLDYLIFGEGEEPLYQLLTNIKNPNFNPYSIPNIAFLFNNQILQTPRVKPTHTLDSLPFPDREWVDINKYLKTMGPKSCYIIGSRYCPHNCSFCINSCNNNPFRSRSVPNIIEEIRFIKKTYPQYTQFFLTDETLNQSKERLVELCTALEKENIEWTGNMRVDNYMDDKELIELIKSSGNKFIEIGIESGSQQILNMNNKNISLKTVDSFLKITTSLNMPVICNFMMPHFQDTPETLKKTMDLIMHLSANYFIVLVILRTVIMPTEKNKQIIKQYGIIATSDGTIVKTNNLPDYLINSFLSKAQEHTKKNTLKNAQKIFLSQGFDLMNSMEVFNSLDFKNDKSINDLLSAFL; this is translated from the coding sequence ATGTCAATATTATTCATTTTTACTCAAATAAAACAAAAAAAAACCTATATTCAAACCCATCCTCCTCTTGGAATTAGTTATTTAATCTCGTACCTAAAAAGCAAAGGGCTATCTCCACTTGGAATAGACCTATTAATCGATACCGAGGAAACTGTTTATAAAACTATTGCTGACAATAAAATTGAATACGCTTGTGTTTCTGTTTGCTATAGAACAATTCAAACAACAATTGAATTATCTGAAAGCATTAAACTACGATATCCTAATATCAAAATAATTTGGGGAGGTCCCCATGTTGAATTTTTATTAGATCATTTAAATCAAACCTATCTTGATTACCTTATCTTTGGTGAAGGAGAAGAACCTTTGTACCAATTATTAACCAATATAAAGAATCCAAACTTCAACCCCTATAGCATACCTAATATTGCTTTTTTGTTTAACAACCAAATACTTCAAACTCCAAGAGTAAAACCAACACATACGCTTGACTCTTTACCCTTTCCAGACAGGGAATGGGTGGACATAAACAAATACCTAAAAACAATGGGTCCAAAATCATGCTATATAATAGGTAGTCGTTATTGCCCTCATAATTGTAGCTTTTGCATAAACTCTTGCAACAACAATCCCTTTAGATCAAGATCTGTTCCAAATATCATTGAAGAAATTCGTTTTATAAAAAAAACTTATCCTCAATATACACAATTCTTCTTAACCGACGAAACACTGAACCAATCAAAAGAAAGATTAGTTGAATTATGTACTGCCCTAGAAAAAGAAAACATTGAATGGACTGGCAATATGCGTGTTGATAACTATATGGATGATAAAGAATTAATAGAATTAATTAAATCTTCAGGTAACAAATTTATTGAGATTGGAATAGAAAGCGGCTCTCAGCAAATATTAAACATGAATAACAAAAATATTTCATTAAAAACAGTAGATTCGTTTTTAAAAATCACTACTTCTCTTAACATGCCAGTAATTTGTAATTTTATGATGCCACATTTTCAAGACACACCTGAAACATTAAAAAAAACTATGGACTTAATAATGCATTTATCAGCTAATTACTTTATTGTACTAGTTATTCTAAGAACAGTAATTATGCCAACTGAAAAAAACAAGCAAATTATTAAGCAATATGGGATCATTGCCACTAGTGATGGAACAATCGTAAAGACAAATAACCTCCCAGATTATCTAATAAACAGCTTCTTGTCTAAAGCGCAAGAACACACAAAAAAAAATACACTGAAAAATGCTCAAAAAATATTCTTATCCCAAGGATTTGATTTGATGAATTCTATGGAAGTTTTCAACTCCTTAGACTTTAAAAACGATAAAAGCATTAATGACCTATTGTCTGCTTTTCTATAA
- a CDS encoding Bax inhibitor-1/YccA family protein: MNQSKTNIAISSQKTFFNRVFSWMTLGLLATGVTSLYVASSPALINFFLGNTIIFFGLIILQLFAVGMLAAKINSFSEQQASMIFLGYSILNGITLSGLFLMYTGASIALAFFITAGTFATMTIYGYTTKSDLSEMGQLMFMGLIGIIIASVINMFLKSEFMYWLISYAGVAIFIGLTAWDVQKLKLISQNAASEEEHKKLAIFGALTLYLDFINLFILMLRIVGNRNRDF; encoded by the coding sequence ATGAATCAATCAAAAACAAATATTGCTATCAGTTCACAAAAAACTTTTTTTAACAGAGTTTTCTCTTGGATGACACTTGGACTACTCGCTACTGGGGTAACATCCCTGTACGTTGCATCGTCCCCAGCACTTATTAATTTTTTTCTAGGTAACACCATTATATTTTTTGGATTAATTATCTTACAGCTATTTGCTGTTGGCATGCTTGCCGCAAAAATTAACTCCTTTAGCGAACAACAAGCGTCTATGATCTTCCTTGGCTACTCCATTCTAAACGGCATTACCCTCTCAGGCTTATTTCTAATGTATACTGGCGCTTCAATTGCTCTTGCTTTCTTTATCACTGCAGGCACTTTTGCTACCATGACAATTTATGGCTATACAACAAAAAGCGACTTATCAGAGATGGGACAACTTATGTTCATGGGGCTCATTGGAATAATAATCGCGAGCGTAATTAATATGTTTTTAAAAAGCGAGTTTATGTACTGGTTAATCTCTTATGCAGGTGTTGCAATCTTCATTGGACTGACAGCTTGGGATGTACAAAAACTTAAGCTTATTTCACAAAACGCAGCTTCTGAGGAAGAACACAAAAAACTGGCAATATTTGGAGCATTAACGCTTTACCTAGACTTCATTAATCTTTTCATTTTAATGTTAAGAATAGTTGGGAACAGAAACAGAGATTTTTAA